CTAGCAAGGCACTGGTTCTGGTACtggattccgttccgttccagaaCCTCGCGCCATATCGCCATCGGGTGCGCTACGAATTGTAAATGTTAATCAGGCATAGCAGGATCAAGGCGAGAGAACCGTTCAGAATCGTTGCAAAATGTAAGCACactacacatacatacacactaCTCAATCGTTACTCAACTCATCTCGCAATGATCGCGCGAGGCTGATAGCGACGTGTTGTCCTACTGAAAACGGTGAACCAATATGGATCAGTCAAACCCAGAAGAgacagaagaggaggaggagcataAGGTGTTGTCCGTTTCatcgaaatcaatttcttAGCTATTAAGAGCAGTCAACCTTCTGTTTCCCATCGTTTGCCTAGGCTTTTCCAATGACGAGAGTCTCGGTAGGATcgcttgtgtgtctgtgaatgCGAAATGCATATAACCGATGTGGGCAGCACCGGAGAAAACATGATTGTGGTAAGCTAGCATTACAGAACAACGATTAATGATAACGGTTATACTACTGCCACACTCAGTGGCCAGTAGATTGATGGAGCAGAGTCGAACTAGTGGGGGTCCGTAAGTCTTCTTGAGCATTTTAATGTAAAAACAAGTGTATGTTTTACTGCACCTCCTCTCCAAGGAAGTAAAAATCAGGCATTACTGCTCTGCATGTGGAAACCGCTCTAGTATGGTAGTATTTTCTTAGTTTTAACTCTTCATTTACTAATTACGTAGATAATGagaaagtgtgtgcgtgtgtgcgtgcgcgcgcgtgcactcGAGAGAATTGTAAATTGTGTGTACAAGTGGGCACCGAGTGTAGAATCGTGAGAAGGAATATATAAGTAGCTTGTTGACTGTTGACTGACGCGTCAGGTGGAGATGGTCTAGGGAGGACATAACCAATGTAAAGATTTGTGCAGACGAGGGCTCgcaaaccagcaccaccaccaacactgttGAGCGCAGATAAGGTAGGTGAGGCGTTAAGATGAAGGTATACTTACAATGTTAGTTAAATAAAACtgtaacaaaagcaaacatttaaaAGATTGTCCACCCAAATCTAGGACGTGCGGCGTGTGGGTTACTTATTTTCTCGGTAATTGCCGGTGATAAGATCACAGAAACAGCGTGATAGTGATAAGATATGGGGTTGCAGGTCTATGTCTTTTTGATTCTTCAATTTCCTTACAGGTGACatgcaattaatttaattgggTTTTGATTAGCTTTCAGACGAATTGGACCAGATAATAATCGCTATTCGTGGAAGCTGTCTAGGCCGTTGGATTGTTTTGAAGCAATCATGCCATCAACATAAATGAAACGGTATTTATCGAGTTCCGATCGGTTTGTATTATTAACTTATCAAGTAATTTTATACCCCTTAATTTCTCAATACTTTTAGGATTATTCCTGATGATTAAAATAATAGTCTcaacaaattgaaaacttcTCCAAAGGTATCTGGTAAATGATATGCGCAATCAGCGTTCAATATTTTAAAGATATCGGTTGGTAGTAATTTGCATtcccaaattttgaaattcaaCCAACGTTGAATTTGGGCTGCTTATtctgtgtggttttttttaaaactttatTAAACTGATTGATACAAGAATTTACCGCAATATTCTTGAGAAGTTTATCATTCAGAGAGAACTGTAAAATATTCTTGTAAAAATGTATACGTATACTTACCCCTGATAGAACGCTTAGTGAACCCCGATTTAAACAGCGTGTAGGAAAGTTTCACGGTGCGTAGGACAGTTCCGGGGATCTTCTTTCGTTAAGTTTCGTTAAAATTCGAAATATCCGTTACATTCGCAGGCATAATGGACACAAGAACACAAGCAGGTCTCACACTTccggcattccattccatcgccgGTAAGACGAATCGATTTTACTTTATTGATCGGTTTTAACCATTCGACACCGATCGTTTGCCAGCCGCCGGCGCATCGGCCACGATTTCGGTTCCAGTAATTCACCTGCAACAACATAGATTACCCTTCCGTACCGCtctaagtgtgtgtgtgtgtgtgtgtgggcgccGGTCCTCCTCcgtgttttctcttttatgtGCTAGCGATATTATGTACAGCTTATCATCTCCTGCCTCAAATCCAACGCTTCCTCTAACATGTACGCACGTACGCGTACACACTGTTCGAAGAAACTGTTATACGGTAACCTGGTAACGCACGTGGCTAGTGCGGTGTTCTAGGATGACCTTATACCGCATCGGGATTGCATACACAGCTGATGAAGGATCAATCATTGtctctttttcattctctcaattattttctttctctccgcgAAAAGGAAGGgtcgagggaggggggttagCAGACGACGAAGAAGCGTTTTGGTACTGGGGAAGAGAACATGGGGGTTTCGAAGCGATAGCGAGAGGGGAAAAGCGTCAGAGTTCCAGGGGATTGATTCTCAATCACTTGCTCACTTACTGACTACAACGGTCACATCACACTATATAGTACATTACAAcctccttcgccttctccttctactGTCCCCATCTTCAGGCTTATCAGCGATAGGGTATGACTTAGCTGTCCTAAACTTAACTACATTCGACATTGCAAATCACACGCCAACCTTCACCTATTCAGTCCTTAACCCACCGTCGGGTTTTCGCCTCTCGCTGCATATATCTTCACCGCCGGTCCTAGTGTAACAACTGCGCTGGTTCACAACCTCTCGAGGGTGGCCATTCCATTCTACTGAGCTACTAGATCGCACCGCATGGCACCATCAGCGTCCACGTTGTTGATGGTTGAGGTTGAGCAAAGGGGATTGTGGAAGAGCAGATTGCGGTAGATGTCAATTGGGTAGCGAGAGACGGACACGGTAACTGCACCGCAAAGTTTTGTCTGTTTGCCAATTCCTACCCGCCAACGGCTCAACGTGGAATACTGGAACACATGACACATTTAGAGTACTTTTTACAAACCGGCCAACTGATTGGGGTTTTACCTACACCTATATCGGGGCCATATACGAGCTGGGTTTCCCAGTTTCGTCGGTTCGGTCAATCCAACGCCTACtatcatcgcatcatcgaGCACGCGTGTGTTTGCTCCGAtttgcggtttgcggtttcgttttatgttttgtttttccttttatttcctTCGTTTCTTTAGTTCGCGTTTAGTTTGCTTAACTACTGAGAATCACATTATCATTTGACGATTTGAGTAAAGGGATTTGCAGGTTTTGCGTttcagtgtgtctgtgtgtttatCGTGAGTGTGTCTTTCTTGTGTagtttggaggttttttttatctcgatTCTAGTTTACTTctgtggtttgttttgttttggggatATTTGCTATATTTAGTTTTAAAATtacttcttctctttccttcctttctagAACATATTTCTCACCAAAGTGTTCCAAGGACAGTTGAACTTGAAAAATGTGAATGTGGTTTTGGTAGATTGGAAAAAGTTATAATACAACACATAATAGGTAGAGTAGGAATTGATGAAAACAAATTATGatgaatttatttaaaaaaaaacaagaaattaaCAGATGATGAAAACGCATGTTAAACTGGCTGACCACTGTACACATCCAACAGTttacttttcgtttcgttttgcaggattaaacaacagaaaacattAGCTGGAAGtgtgaaaaaggaaatcgagGAAAACAAGAGGCGCAAGTCGTAAAACCTGCAAAACTactaccaaccaaccctcCCCTCGGACACAATTCGTTGAAGTAACATCGTACACGATCTCGTGAGTTCTATTTACATTGCCTAGGGTGCTTGCGTTTGGCCCTACGTCGTCGCTCTTCTTGCCTACAGTTCACCGTTTCTCAAGCGAGCGCTCCTAAAATGTgtgtcacgccacgccacgtgtgGTGCCTTTTCATGGCGCGATTTCCGCGATGCGGATCACGCCATTTCTCCAGctgcaacaccaccatcaccaccaccaccatcatcaatcagGCCCTGTCACAACCATATTAGTTACTAGTAATTTGCAAATGTACAACATCCGAATCCGAAGCggtcaaccgaccgaccgaccgatcggtgaCCGAGCAaccaatccaaccaaccaacagtaCCGCTGGGTGTAGTTAAAAGGGGTAAAGGGAAGAGAGGGTATGGGGGAAACGTTCGTTTTAAAAGCATTCCAACAGCACCGCTGGCCTGATTGTCTGAATTAAAAAGATTCAATCCATCTGCCATCCAATCCTCTCCCTCGATTTCGCTTTTACGCTTAATGGCTAGTACCGGGTCTACgggagagagataggaaggaggaggaggaggaataggAGGGTTGTAGGGCATCATCCCTGCCCCGTGAGGTAGGAAGGGATGGCTGGAGTTGTGAAGGGGGAACTCAGCAGTGGCTGGTGCTACCGGCAGTACCGCTACCGGCATTGAACGCGAAGTAGTAGAAGTCCTGCGACTTCGGCATGGGCTACACCGAAGTCTCCAGCTCCTGTCAACAGAAGCTATCCTTGCTCGGGTCCAGATACAGGGGCGCCAGCGGATGACCGACCAGGGACGACGAGGTCgacaggtggtggtgtggattgGCATGCGGATTGTAGCCGCCATACCCACCACGAATCgatcctccgcctcctcctcctcctccgccaccTCCACCGGAATCGAGATGATGCGAGGAaccggcatgatgatgatgatggtgtagaTGTTGCTTCTTCTCGACCCGCTTACGCCGTGCGCAAGCCGTCAGTCCAGCGGCCAGCGAAAGGACCAGGGTCAGGGTGGCGGCTGCCAGTCCTACGTGGAGCGGTGACAGTGGTAACCGGGAGTCACACTCGGCCGGACTTTCGTCCTGACCGGAGGGACAGTGGGCCCGCCCGTCACACCACAGCTCGGACGGAATGCAGGCCTGCAGCTCCTGGCACTTGTACGGACAGTCGTGCCCGGGGAAGATCTCCATCCACGAGAACTTGTAGTCCATCGAAGTCTCGAGCGCTGGCCGGTGGGAGCTACGAAACTCGACGATCAAGCTGCGCGCCACCTCAACCGCACTGAACTCGTACGCCTGATCCCAACCGTCGGAGAACGCTACGACGTCCGGTCCGGATGGGCAAAGGTCCCGGGAACCGCGCGGATTATTAGTCGAGTAAACGGTAATACGGGCATCGGTCGGACAGGGTGGTGCGGACTGTAGCAGCGGTGGCATCCAGAAGCCTTTCATTTTCAGCACCAAATAGCTGCCCGGTGTTTCCGGTTCCAGTAGCCACGGTTGTATGAGGGCTGGACAGGGCGTAGGGCGTAGATAGGCATCACCACTTCGACCACGGAGCCGCCGTTCATCCCAATCCGTCTCGCAACCATCACGCGCAAACTCGTACCGACCCTCGAAGTAGAAATCCCGAAAATCCTGATCCACCTCCATTTGGAGCGTCGTGAACTTAACCTCGACAATACTGGCCGCTAGCGGAGCGAGCGTCATCGAACCGGACACATCGGAGCAGAGACAATCGCGCGGTAACGGTGGTATATCGGTCCAGGGCACTTCGCTGATGCGCAGATCCGAGACCGGACCGGCGTGATGGTTGCAGTGCCAGCGTCCCGAACGGTTCTGCATGTTCTGGCACGATCGTCCACCGAAGCGTGCCCGCGTGATCGTTAATCTGGAAAGAGAGCGGATCGTCAATCTGGAGGAGTAGCCACctaggaggaggaaggttgtCTAACGCTCTAATCACCCTACCTGACACTCTCACCAGGGCTGGCCTCAAAGCGAAAGATGCAGGAAACGTTCGGTGATCCTCCGCGTCCGTACATGAACACGTTCGATGGTGAGCGAAAAATGCCACGTGGTAAGGAAGTCGATCGGAACACTCGATCGCAGGACTTTGGATGGAACTGGACGAGGGCGGCCGGTTCTGGCATggctgacggtgccaccagTGGCTCCAGTGGTGCCCCACCGAGTGAATTGTCGACGAACTCGTAGCGCAACTTGAAGGCCGATGCTGGACCATACAGACGGGCGGTTCCGATAGGACTGGGTCGATACTCGATCGTGAGGTCCGAACCGGTGGACAGGTAACTCTCTGGAAGATAGAGATCGGTGTGTATTAAGACGAAGCTTCTTTCAAATTTTCTATCTTATCGTTTAACCCCTCTTCTATGGTCAATTCCCAGGTCTATCTATATCTAGGGCTCGATACTCACCTTGCGTCGAACACGGTCGACTGCCCTTCGCCACCAGAGATCTTGAGCACAGTCTCGGTACCTCCTCGCGGCAGATCTGCTCGATGAGGCTGGCGTTGCGCTGGTAATCCGGTGGAGAACCTAGGAATACTACGATCATCATCCGAGCGCTTGTTCTCGGGTTCACTTCGGGAGAGCACCCCTTCCCGTTTCCACTTACCGTACGGACGTGCCGTCACCGACCATCGACCGTCCCAGATGCGTAGCTGCGTCACGCACTCCGCCTGCGTCTCGAAACCGGTCGGATCGATCGCCGAGTGGTACTTGATGAACGAAACCCAAACCGTCTCATGCCGGCGGCCCTGGAAGTAGTACAGACAGGAGCTTTCCGGTGGTAGCGTGTGCTGCGGGCTTTCCAGCTCGCCCGTCGGACTCTCGAAGGCGCTAATAATGAACTCGCACCGTCCGGCCTTCCGGATGTACGATTGGGAGTTTGCATTCACGTACAGCACCTGTTGTAGCAccgggcagagagagagagatcgaagGCGTCAATTTATTCCGTCGTCGAATGGTACACAGACAGGGTAGGAGGATATGGTTTTCTCTTACGTGAACTTCGAGTTCGAAGCCGGGCAGGAAGGTGACCGGGTTCGGATGGAACGGTACATCGAACGGGGAGGTACGGAACTCGACGCGCATCTCGGAGTTACTCGAGACGATATCGGGCAGCGCGTCGCCACCGCAGATCCGACCG
This sequence is a window from Anopheles darlingi chromosome 3, idAnoDarlMG_H_01, whole genome shotgun sequence. Protein-coding genes within it:
- the LOC125955895 gene encoding uncharacterized protein LOC125955895, translated to MEGCKGLAVFVLVLLCCQPPVAVRSNVTETRPKSGGRDRSSSSSSSSSSSSTMIASLSSASIAAALAASRHTNANNGNGNGNGSGNHGPSASSSSSASSSASSSASTSLSSSMGSQPQPPPSVVAGKCNIAQLRCANGTCIPSSKYCDGHFDCLDKSDEPKSCTVCNRTLHGEAGRTYELQIHNARSAYPFTCHLNFTASGGQFGDIVQLNLAKFSVGKFVENLNDLKQHGECMEGFMTISEQGLPHLDGRWCGTASGYTIYYSETKSVNVTLRLDQAPQPTSGTGSGFEFRLIYKFLRHSDAKLRNDKRIWNGDLMPGSYCNRNFNDCDKRTCRIRSPNYPGIYPRNLTCKYYINHRAPPSGLHAMIVLRQPDGHKLNMKEQATHHEVNNRILRSWEQCDEAQDYLSVYDGTGPEAPIIGRICGGDALPDIVSSNSEMRVEFRTSPFDVPFHPNPVTFLPGFELEVHVLYVNANSQSYIRKAGRCEFIISAFESPTGELESPQHTLPPESSCLYYFQGRRHETVWVSFIKYHSAIDPTGFETQAECVTQLRIWDGRWSVTARPYVFLGSPPDYQRNASLIEQICREEVPRLCSRSLVAKGSRPCSTQESYLSTGSDLTIEYRPSPIGTARLYGPASAFKLRYEFVDNSLGGAPLEPLVAPSAMPEPAALVQFHPKSCDRVFRSTSLPRGIFRSPSNVFMYGRGGSPNVSCIFRFEASPGESVRLTITRARFGGRSCQNMQNRSGRWHCNHHAGPVSDLRISEVPWTDIPPLPRDCLCSDVSGSMTLAPLAASIVEVKFTTLQMEVDQDFRDFYFEGRYEFARDGCETDWDERRLRGRSGDAYLRPTPCPALIQPWLLEPETPGSYLVLKMKGFWMPPLLQSAPPCPTDARITVYSTNNPRGSRDLCPSGPDVVAFSDGWDQAYEFSAVEVARSLIVEFRSSHRPALETSMDYKFSWMEIFPGHDCPYKCQELQACIPSELWCDGRAHCPSGQDESPAECDSRLPLSPLHVGLAAATLTLVLSLAAGLTACARRKRVEKKQHLHHHHHHAGSSHHLDSGGGGGGGGGGGGSIRGGYGGYNPHANPHHHLSTSSSLVGHPLAPLYLDPSKDSFC